The Gemmatimonadota bacterium sequence TACTACGTGGAGTACGGGGGACAGTTCGAGTCGGCGGAGCAGGCGACCCGGCGGATCACGCTCCTCTCGCTGCTCTCGCTCGCCGCCATCGTCCTGCTGCTCTACATGGAGTTCCGGTCGATCCGGCAGGCCCTACTCGTGATGGTCAACCTGCCCCTGGCCCTCGTGGGGGGCGTGTTCGCGGTGCTCGTCACGGGTGGAGTGCTGAACGTCGCCACGCTCGTGGGCTTCATAACGCTTTTCGGGATCGCGGTCCGGAACGGCATCCTGATGGTATCCCACTACAACCACCTGCTGGGCGAGGGAGAATCGCTCCGGGAGGCCGTGTGGCGGGGCTCCATGGAGCGCCTCAACCCGGTCTTCATGACCGCCTTGACCGCGGGGCTGGCTCTGCTGCCCCTGGCCCTCGCGGGAGGCGAACCCGGCAACGAGATCCAGAGCCCGATGGCCGTGGTGGTGCTCGGCGGCCTGCTGACCTCGCTGGCGCTCAACATGGTGGTGGTACCGGTGCTGTTCCTGCGCCACGGTGTGGCGGACGCTCGGCCCAGGACGTGAACCGAGGCGGGCTCGCAGGCAGCTCCCCACCAGCGGCTGACACCGCGCCCGTTCACTGTCGAATGACGAAAGAGCCCTCGCAACCGTAACCAACTGCGAGGGCTTCTTTTCCGCGATGGGCGCTACTGGATTCGAACCAGTGACCTCCTGCTTGTAAGGCAGGCGCTCTGGACCAACTGAGCTAAGCGCCCTGTAACGAGTTACGACCCTTTCGAGTGATCGATCCTTGGGGGTAAGGGCACCTTTAGGGCCCACACGTAGGCTGTCCCGGCGGCACACCCCCTTCCCTGCCGCCACCAAGTCTAATCCACAGGACGAGGGGACAGAAGGGACGGAAAGTCACGGAGGACCAGTAGCCTCGGGGCCCAACCCCGTGCACACGGGACTTTCTGCGCCGGCACACTCACGCTAGTAACGGCCTGGATCGGGGTACGCGGTGCGAAGTGCGGCGGCGGCTTCAGGGTCGTGGCTGGGCAGGATCACGAGGTCGGGCATGCGCTCACGCAGTGCCCGCACCCGACTGTAGCTTTCGAGAAGCGTCTCCCGGTCTCCCGTGCCCGGGAGGCGGCCTTCCATCAGCATGTCGACGGAGTAGCAGAGGTCTCCCACAAGCAGAAGCGGTGGTCTCCCGCCGCTCCTCACCAGCATCGAAAGCGATCCCGGCAGGTGTCCGGGAGTCGGCAGGAGCATCATCGAGGCGTCGCCCAGCAGGTCGTATGCCCGGGTGAACGGAGCCAGCGTCGGGTCGTTCGTCGGCGGAAGCGTGATCTGACGCCACTTCGCGCCGGGAATATCAATGTCCCGGCGGAGAACCATCTCCCGCTCCGGGTGAGGTCCGAGCATGTGCTGCCAGGCCTCGGCGCTCACGACCAGCTCCGCTTGGGGGATCTCGCGGATGCACCCGACGTGGTCGGCGTGGAGGTGCGAGATGACGGCCATGCGCACGTCGCCTGCCTCGTAGCCCGCGGCTGCGAGTCGCTCCGTGAGCGTGTCCTCCGGTCCGAGTCGGAGCCGGAAGATGTGCCGCATGAAGAAGGCGGTGACGCGATCGGGCCAGTAGTCGGGATCCGTGACGACGGCCCTGTCCTGGCCGGCGTCGAACAGGATCAGTCCGTCGGAGTGCTCTATCACATAGACGTTGATCGGCAGACGTACCCAACTCCGACCCGCGAAAATCCACCAGAGCGCGGGCTTCCTGGTGCCCCGGACGTGCTCTCGGTGCGCCTCACCCCAGCCCGTGCTGATGACAGCAGCCCGCCGGATCTGACGTTGGCCATGCGGGAACGCCTCCTTGGGCTCGGCGTCGGGTCCTTTGGCTACGGTCTCCATCTTCGATTAGTTGCAGGCCCTGGGTAAGCTTCGGAACTGCGCTTAGTCTAAATGAAGGCGAGTCGACGGTCTGTCGGGCTCTGCTTGAGAGCGATGTGGGGGAAGACCCCTCAGTCACGGCTCAGATTCGAGAGAATGGCCCACTGCTCATCCCGCACCGCAGCGCGAATCTCCGACGCTCCCTTGACAAATCCTACCCGAAGGTAAAAAATCTACTAAGAGTTCAAAACAGGATAGGGCCTGTGTCTCGACAAGCCACGTTGACCGTCTCACCGCACGTTCGCGAGAAGCGGAAGCGGAGGCGCGCGGAGATTCTCCACGCCGCCCTCGCGACCGTCCGTGATCGGGGCTATCACGCCACCACCCTCGACCATATCGCCGAGCGCCTGGGCGTTCGGAAGGCCGCGCTCTACC is a genomic window containing:
- a CDS encoding N-acyl homoserine lactonase family protein; the protein is METVAKGPDAEPKEAFPHGQRQIRRAAVISTGWGEAHREHVRGTRKPALWWIFAGRSWVRLPINVYVIEHSDGLILFDAGQDRAVVTDPDYWPDRVTAFFMRHIFRLRLGPEDTLTERLAAAGYEAGDVRMAVISHLHADHVGCIREIPQAELVVSAEAWQHMLGPHPEREMVLRRDIDIPGAKWRQITLPPTNDPTLAPFTRAYDLLGDASMMLLPTPGHLPGSLSMLVRSGGRPPLLLVGDLCYSVDMLMEGRLPGTGDRETLLESYSRVRALRERMPDLVILPSHDPEAAAALRTAYPDPGRY